GCATCCCGCGGACTCGGACGCGCGTTCACCGAAGCGGCACTTGCCGCCGGCGACGAGGTCGTGGCCGTCGCCCGCAACATCGAACCGCTGGCGTCGCTGGCCACGCGACATCCCGATCAACTCCATCCCCTATCGCTCGACGTCACAGACCGGCAGGCCGTGTTCGACGGCGTCGATGCAGCGGTCACCGCGTTCGGCCGACCGGACATCGTCGTCAACAACGCCGGCGGAATGCTCTACGGAATGGTCGAGGAGGCCACCGAGGCCCAGATCAGGGCGCACCTCGACCTGAATTTCTTCGGTGCCGTCTGGGTCGCGCAAGCCGTCCTGCCCCACCTGCGCGCCGGCGGCGGCGGCCGCCTGCTGCAGGTGACGTCGATGGGCAGCGGCGGAGGAATGGCCACCGTCGGTTTCTACGGAGCGGGCAAGGCCGCGCCGGTCATCCTGGAACTCGTGGCGCTCCCCGACCCGCCTCGGCGCCTGATCGTCGGCAGCCAGTCGTTCGACTATGTGCTCGAGATGGACCGCGCACGTGACCGGGGCTATCACGAGTGGGAGCACCTCAGCCGGCAAGCGCCCGGCTGAGGTGACCCGCGCGTCGTGCTAGATCGTCATCGCCTCGCGCACCGCACTTTCGGCGGCCGTACCGCCCTCACCCGACGACGTCACGCGGCCGCTCTCCAGCACGTAGTACCGCTGCGCCGCCTCGAGGGCGAACCCGATGTGCTGTTCGACGAGGAGCACGCCCAGCCCACCGCGCTGGGTGAGCGTGGTGATGGTCTGCTCGATCTCGGCGACGACCGACGGCTGGATGCCCTCGGTCGGCTCGTCGAGGATGAGCATCCGCGGCTCGGTGATGAGCGCGCGCGCGATCGCCAGCTGCTGACGCTGGCCGCCGGACAACAGGCCGGCGCGTCGTCCCAGCAATTCCTTGAGTGCCGGGAACATGTCCAGCATCTCGGCGACCAGCTCCTTGCCGCGTTTGCGGCCGTCGGCCACCACCTGCAGGTTCTCGGCGGTGGTGAGATGGCCGAAACTCTGCTGCCCCTGGGGCACATAGGCGATGCCGTGCCCGACCCGTACGCTCGGACGCGCCCGGGTGATGTCGACGCCGTCGAACGTGATGGTGCCCTTGGTGGTCTTCACCAACCCGACGGCCGCGCGGAGCAGGGTCGTCTTCCCGGCCCCGTTGTGTCCCATCACCGCGACGACGCCGTCGGTCGGTACCTCGATGTCGACCCCGTGGATCACCTCGGTCCGACCGTAGCCCGCATGGACTCCGGAGATCTTCAGCATGGTTCAGCCCTTCTCCGTGATCGGTTGCGTTGCAGCCGCGCTCGCCGAAGTCGCAGTCGTGTCGGAGTCGACCTCGGCGGCGATCTCCGCGAGTTCTTCACCGCCGGCCGCGGTCCCGAGGTACACCTCCTGGACCTTCGCGTTCGCCTGGACCTCGGCGACCGTGCCCTCGGCGAGCACCCGACCCCGCGCGAGCACGGTGACCGATGTCGCGAAGGACCTCATGAAGTCCATGTCGTGTTCGACGACCACGACGGTGCGCTCACCGCCGATGCGGCGCAACAGGTTCCCGGTCTCCTCACGCTCTTCGTGGCTCATCCCGGCGACCGGCTCGTCCAGCAGCAGCACCGAGGCGTTCTGCACCAGCAGCATCCCGATCTCGAGCCATTGCTTCTGACCATGGGCCAGTACGCCCGCGGGTGTGTCGGCCAGGTCCTGCAGGCCGATGGTTTCGAGCGCCTCGGCGATCGAGTCGGGGATCTGTGTCGGTCGACGCCGCAGCATCGTCCACACCGAACGCCCGGCGCCCGCGGCGATGTCGAGGTTCTGCAGCACACTCAGTTCCTCGAAGACGCTCGCGGTCTGGAAGGTCCGGCCCACCCCGAGCCGCGCGATCTGGTGCACCTTCTTGCCGACCAGTTCGACACCGGACTTCTGGATCGAACCGGTGGACTTCACCAGGCCGGTGATGGCGTCGATGATGGTGGTCTTGCCGGCACCGTTCGGACCGATCAGGAACCGCAGATCACCCTGCAGCAGTGTGAGATCCACGTCGGAGACGGCCTTGAAACCGTCGAACTCCACGCTGAGACCGCGCACCTGGAGGTAGTCGCTGTCCATCCCGGCGTTGCCGCCGGCGACCGGCGGGTGCCCGACGACCGTCGAATCTGCTTCGGTCATGACGACGCTCCTACCTTGCTGCTGGTGTGTTCGTCGATGTCGCCGGTCGGGGACGAATCCGGTGCTCTCTTCCGGCGCCACTTGACCAGTGCTCCCAGGCCGGCCAGCCCGGCCGGGAAGAACCCGACGACCACGATGAACAGGATTCCCTGCGCGTATGTCCAGCCGGACGGGAAGCTCTCCGACAGACTGGTCTGCGCCCAGGCCACCGCGATGGCGCCGAGGACCGGCCCGAGAAGCGTTGTGCGCCCGCCGATGGCGACGCCGATCAGGAAGGCGATCGACGGCACGATCCCGACGTCGGCGGGCGAGATGATGCCGACGATGGGAACGAACATGGCCCCCGCGATGCTCGCGAACAACGCCGCGATGGCGTAGGCGACGACCTTGGTGTTGGCCGGGTCGTAGCCGAGGAACCGGACCCGCTCCTCCTGGTCGCGGACGGCGACCAGCAGTTCGCCGTACCGGCTGTACATCAGCTGACGGGTGATCGCCACGACGGCGAGCAGGATGGCCGCGGTGATGAAGAACAGCAGCTGCCGGTTCACCGGGTCGTTCAGGGCGAGCCCGAAGAAGCTGCGAAAACGGTTGAGTCCGTTGCTGCCACCGGTGGTCTGCTGACCGATGAGCAGGATCGCGAAGGCGGCGGCCAGCGCCTGGGACAGGATGGCGAAGTAGGCACCCTTGACGCGCCGTTTGAACACGCCGAGACCCAGCAGGATCGCCAGCAACGTCGGTACCAGCAGGATGCCCAGGATCGTCACCACCGGTGAGGCGAAGGGCTTCCAGTACCCGGGCAGTTCGCTGATCCCGGCGATCTGCATGAAGTCGGGCACGTCGTCGCCGCGCAGTTCCGCGTCGGAGATCTTGAGGTGCATTGCCATGATGTACGCACCCAGCCCGAAGTACACACCCTGGCCGAGGGTGAGCATGCCACCACGACCCCAGGCCAGGCCGATGCCCACCGCGACGATGCCGAAGCAGAGGAACTTGCCGAGCAGGTTGAGACGGAAGTCCGAGAGGACGGCGGGCGCAACCGCGAACAACAGGATGGCGGCGACGCCGAAGCCCGCCCAGACCTTCCAGGAACTGCTGAAATAGTCCTTCACACAAGACTCCTCGACTGGACCGTGAACAGCCCCTGCGGCCGGATCTGCAGGAAGATCACGATGATGACGAACACGGCGACCTTCGCCACCGACGCGGTCGTGTTGTATTCGATGAACGAGTTCAGGACGCCGAGCGCGATGGCCGCGATGACCGCGCCCTTGATCTGGCCCAGCCCGCCGATGACGACGACCAGGAATGCGTCGATCAGATAGGTCATCCCGGTGTTCGAGCTGGTGGAGCCGATCAACGTCAGTGCGACCCCGGCGATGCCGGCGAGTCCCGAACCGATGAAGAACGTCGTGATGTCGGTTCGGCGGCTGGAGATCCCGCTCGTCTCGGCGAGATCCCGGTGCTGCACGACGGCGCGGATGCGACGACCCATCGGCGTGTACTTCATGGTCACCGCGATCGCGGTGACCGCGACAATGGCCAGCAGCATGATGAACAGGCGCGTCTTCGGGACGACCGCGCCGAGGATGTCGACGCCGCCGGACAACCACGACGGTGCGACGACGTCGACCGCCGGCGCGCCGAAGATGTCGCGGGCGAGCTGCTGGAGGATCAATCCGACACCGAACGTCACCAGGAGTGTGTCCAGTGGGCGGTCGTACATCCGCTTGATCAGGGTGACCTCGAGGAGAACGCCCATCAGGCCGCCGACGAGGAACCCGATGACGAGCGAGACCAGCAGGGACACCCCGGCATTGGAGATCAGGTATTCCTGCACCGTGTACGCGGTGTAGGACCCGGCCATGATGAACGACCCGTGGGCCATGTTGATCACGCCCATCTGACCGAAGGTCAGGGACAGGCCGAGAGCTGCGAGAAGCAGGATCGAACCGAGACTGAGCCCGGTGAAGAGCTGTCCGATAACGGTTTCCACGTGTCTATCCGTTCGTCGTCGGCGAGTGCCGCGTTCGCCGGGAGGGACCGTGCGCGACCCGTCCCGCGTCGCCGGAGGACGCGGGACGGGTCGTCGACGGTGTCAGTTGCTCAGGCCCTCGGCCCACGGGTACGACTTCAGGTAGGGGTCCGGCTCGATCGGCTGACCCGAATCCCACACCGTGTAGATCAGTCCGTCGCCACGGATCTCACCGATGCGCGCGGTCTTGGTGATGTGGTTGTTCTCACCGTCGATCGTGACGAGCCCCTCCGGAGCATCGAAAGTGACTCCGCCGGCCGCCTTCTGAACGTCGGCGACGGCGAACGACTGGGCCTTCTCGACGGTGTTCTTCCACAGGTAGACCGAGACGTAGGCGGCCTCCATCGGGTCGGAGGTCGGCTTGTTGGCACCGTAGGCGGCCTTGTAGTCACGGACGAACGAGGCGTTCACCGGGTTGTCGACGGTCTGGTAGTAGTCCCACGCGACCAGCTGGCCCTCGATGTTGTCCACACCGATACCGCCGACCTCTTCCTCCGCGATGGACACCGAGACGACCGGCATGGCCTGCGGGGTCAGTCCGACGTTCTTGTACTCGCGGAAGAACGCGACGTTGGAATCGCCGTTGAGAGTGTTGAACACGGCGTCGGCGTCGGCGGTACGGACCTTGTTGACGATCGTCGAGAAGTCCGTCGAACCGAGCGGGGTGTAGTCCTCGCCCTTGATCTCGATGCCGTTGGCCTCCGCGTACGCCTTGATGACACGGTTGGCCGTCTG
The genomic region above belongs to Gordonia hongkongensis and contains:
- the urtA gene encoding urea ABC transporter substrate-binding protein, with the translated sequence MPSVPLPPGPPPADIPPSAPTRSRRRRYGILVPAALSAVALVLSACGSSASEESASSAESCVDTSGSTIKVGSLNSLSGTMAISEVTVRDSIKLAVDQINDNGGVLGKQIQLIGEDGASEPTIFAEKAEKLISSDCVAAVFGGWTSSSRKAMLPVFEDNNSLLYYPVQYEGLESSPNIFYTGATTNQQIVPALEYLKEEGVKSLYLVGSDYVFPQTANRVIKAYAEANGIEIKGEDYTPLGSTDFSTIVNKVRTADADAVFNTLNGDSNVAFFREYKNVGLTPQAMPVVSVSIAEEEVGGIGVDNIEGQLVAWDYYQTVDNPVNASFVRDYKAAYGANKPTSDPMEAAYVSVYLWKNTVEKAQSFAVADVQKAAGGVTFDAPEGLVTIDGENNHITKTARIGEIRGDGLIYTVWDSGQPIEPDPYLKSYPWAEGLSN
- the urtE gene encoding urea ABC transporter ATP-binding subunit UrtE, which produces MLKISGVHAGYGRTEVIHGVDIEVPTDGVVAVMGHNGAGKTTLLRAAVGLVKTTKGTITFDGVDITRARPSVRVGHGIAYVPQGQQSFGHLTTAENLQVVADGRKRGKELVAEMLDMFPALKELLGRRAGLLSGGQRQQLAIARALITEPRMLILDEPTEGIQPSVVAEIEQTITTLTQRGGLGVLLVEQHIGFALEAAQRYYVLESGRVTSSGEGGTAAESAVREAMTI
- the urtB gene encoding urea ABC transporter permease subunit UrtB; translated protein: METVIGQLFTGLSLGSILLLAALGLSLTFGQMGVINMAHGSFIMAGSYTAYTVQEYLISNAGVSLLVSLVIGFLVGGLMGVLLEVTLIKRMYDRPLDTLLVTFGVGLILQQLARDIFGAPAVDVVAPSWLSGGVDILGAVVPKTRLFIMLLAIVAVTAIAVTMKYTPMGRRIRAVVQHRDLAETSGISSRRTDITTFFIGSGLAGIAGVALTLIGSTSSNTGMTYLIDAFLVVVIGGLGQIKGAVIAAIALGVLNSFIEYNTTASVAKVAVFVIIVIFLQIRPQGLFTVQSRSLV
- a CDS encoding SDR family NAD(P)-dependent oxidoreductase translates to MITSRVWFITGASRGLGRAFTEAALAAGDEVVAVARNIEPLASLATRHPDQLHPLSLDVTDRQAVFDGVDAAVTAFGRPDIVVNNAGGMLYGMVEEATEAQIRAHLDLNFFGAVWVAQAVLPHLRAGGGGRLLQVTSMGSGGGMATVGFYGAGKAAPVILELVALPDPPRRLIVGSQSFDYVLEMDRARDRGYHEWEHLSRQAPG
- the urtC gene encoding urea ABC transporter permease subunit UrtC, yielding MKDYFSSSWKVWAGFGVAAILLFAVAPAVLSDFRLNLLGKFLCFGIVAVGIGLAWGRGGMLTLGQGVYFGLGAYIMAMHLKISDAELRGDDVPDFMQIAGISELPGYWKPFASPVVTILGILLVPTLLAILLGLGVFKRRVKGAYFAILSQALAAAFAILLIGQQTTGGSNGLNRFRSFFGLALNDPVNRQLLFFITAAILLAVVAITRQLMYSRYGELLVAVRDQEERVRFLGYDPANTKVVAYAIAALFASIAGAMFVPIVGIISPADVGIVPSIAFLIGVAIGGRTTLLGPVLGAIAVAWAQTSLSESFPSGWTYAQGILFIVVVGFFPAGLAGLGALVKWRRKRAPDSSPTGDIDEHTSSKVGASS
- the urtD gene encoding urea ABC transporter ATP-binding protein UrtD produces the protein MTEADSTVVGHPPVAGGNAGMDSDYLQVRGLSVEFDGFKAVSDVDLTLLQGDLRFLIGPNGAGKTTIIDAITGLVKSTGSIQKSGVELVGKKVHQIARLGVGRTFQTASVFEELSVLQNLDIAAGAGRSVWTMLRRRPTQIPDSIAEALETIGLQDLADTPAGVLAHGQKQWLEIGMLLVQNASVLLLDEPVAGMSHEEREETGNLLRRIGGERTVVVVEHDMDFMRSFATSVTVLARGRVLAEGTVAEVQANAKVQEVYLGTAAGGEELAEIAAEVDSDTTATSASAAATQPITEKG